The Candidatus Latescibacter sp. nucleotide sequence GGCTTGACATTATCAATCGCTTTCTGAAATACATCGAGCCCGTTCTGTCCGGTCCGGTTCTCGATGTATTCGATGGCGCCGTAAAAAATGGACTCGGCCACCGATTTTTTGCCTTCCTTCATCAAGTTGTTAATGAATCGTGTCACAAGAACACTTTTGAATTTCGGGTCCGGCAAAAGCTGTCTTTTGGTAACTTTTCTTCTTCTCGGCATTCACAAAACCTTTGCTTTAGGATTTCGGACGCTTGGCGCCATACTTGGAGCGGGATTTACGCCTTCCGTCAACTCCCACCGTATCAAGAGTGCCGCGCACAATGTGATAACGGACAGCCGGCAAATCCTTCACCCTGCCTCCGCGCACAAGTACAATCGAATGCTCCTGAAGATTATGCCCCTCGCCGGGTATATAAGCGGTCACTTCGATACCGTTGGAAAGCTTCACACGGGCTATCTTACGGAGAGCGGAGTTCGGTTTTTTCGGAGTGGCCGTATACACACGGGTACAGACGCCCCGTTTCTGCGGGCATGATTTCAGAGCCGGAGCCGAACTCCTGGCTTTCTGAGTCGAACGCCCTTTTCGTATCAACTGATTGATTGTCGGCACTTCATTCCTCCAAATAAACACAGCCGTCAGCCACAAGTTAGAAAATAACTAAACTATTTTTGCTAAGAGCATTTTTGTAATAGATTTGAAATATACTTATTTATCTTTTCAATGTCAATATTTTTTTTGTTGGGGTTCGGTTTCCCGAACCCCTTTTTCCCCGGACTGGAAAAATAACTATTCGTCCCCTTTGTCATTGATCGGCGCAACAATGTCATCTTCTGTCAGCTCCTTGGTAATGATTTCAGGAGGGCGCTCAATACCGAGCATCTCATCGAACTCATCCGCCGGGGTAACCATCCGGATGTCGCGGTATCTCATCATCCCGGTACCCGCAGGGATAAGGTGTCCGATAATCACATTCTCCTTGAGTCCCTTGAGCTTATCGACCTTGCCCTGAATAGCCGCTTCGGTCAAAACACGGGTCGTTTCCTGGAACGATGCCGCAGAAACGAATGACTCGGTGAAGAGAGAAGCCTTGGTTATGCCGAGGAGCAGCGGCTCGAACGTAGCCGGCTCTCCGCCTTCATCCACTACCCGGTTATTCGCTTCGGTGAACGTTAATTTGTCCACCTGGGCGCCTTCCAGGAAGTTCGTGTCGCCCGGGTCGACTACCTGCACTTTTTGCAGCATCTGACGGACGATGATCTCGATATGCTTATCATTGATCTTCACTCCCTGCAAACGGTACACTTCCTGAATTTCATTCAGGAGGTATTCCTGAACACGGTGAATTCCATTAATGCGCAGAATATCGTGAGGAATCACCGCGCCTTCGGTCAACCGTTCTCCTGCTTTCACATAGTCGCCTTCAAATACCAGTAGATGCTTCCCATAAGGTATCAGATATTCGCGGACGAATTCGTTCTCACCCCTGACCATCACTTTGCGGGAGCCTCTGACCAGTCCGCCGATCTCGACAATACCGTCGATTTCGGATATGATCGCCGGGTCCTTGGGTTTCCTTGCCTCGAAGAGCTCGGCCACACGGGGCAGGCCGCTGGTAATGTCGCGGGTTTTAAACCGCTCGTTCTGGATCATGGCCAACGTTTCACCGGCACGGAGCGCCTGGCTGTCATCCACCATGATTCGGGACCCGACCGAAAGGTAGTACGCGCGGAGCTTGTTCCCCTCGCTGTCGAGAATATCGATGTGCGGGGTAATGGTCCTGTTCCGCTGGTCGATAACAAACCGCTGCCGATGACCGGTTTCCGCATCCACTTCAAACCGGAAAGTTATACCTTCGATCACATTTTCAAAGTGGGCGACGCCCGCCTTGTCGGTAACGATAAGGGTATGGTTCGGCTCCCAGGTATAGATGCTTGCGCCATCTTCTATCCAGTCCCCGTCATTCACCGTGAGCCTGGAACCGTAGGGAACCTTGTAGGTATTGATGATCCGGCCGGTCTTGTCTTCGATGATAATTTCACCGCTACGGGTGGTTACCACCTTTATCCGCACATCGTACCGTACCCAGGACAGATTCTCGCTGAATACAACCTTTCCGCCCTTTTTAACAGTTATCTCGGACTGTTGGGACAAACGTTCGCCTGCTCCTCCAATATGGAACGTGCGGAGAGTGAGCTGTGTGCCCGGTTCGCCGATAGACTGCGCGGCAATCACTCCCACAGCCTCGCCTATATCGACCAGCTTGATCTTGGCCAGATTCAGCCCGTAACACTTGGAGCAAATGCCGCGGCGCGATTCACAGGTCAACACCGAACGGATGAGAATGGTGTCCAGGGTGGAATCGTTGATCTCCTTCACCATCTCGTCATAGATAAGATCATTGGTATGGCAGATGATTTTGCCGCTTTCCGGATCGATAATATCTTCAAGCGGAATGCGTCCATAGAGACGGTCGCCGAGTTTCTCCACCACCTGCTCGCCTTCTTTGAGCGCGGACATCTCGATCCCGTGATAGGTCCCGCAGTCTTCTTCGATCACAATGCAGTCCTGGGCCACATCCACAAGCCTTCTCGTGAGGTATCCGGCTTCCGCGGTTTTGAGCGCCGTATCCGCCAGACCCTTGCGGGAACCGTGGGTGGAAATGAAGTACTCAAGCACACTGAGCCCTTCACGGAAGTTCGAGGTGATGGGCGCCTCGATAAAGTCGCCGTATCCGCCGGTAATTTTCTTCTGCGGTTTCTGCATGAGTCCGCGCATTCCGGCCAACTGCTTGATCTGGTCCTGAGACCCTCTCGCTCCCGAGTCCGCCATCATGAAGAGCGGGTTGAAACCGCCTTCCGACTGACGGAGCGTCTCGAACACTGTCTGTGCCACCCGGGCGGCCGTATGCGACCACTCGTCTATGGTCTGGTTGGCCCGCTCACCGTCGGAGATGATACCGTTTTCATATTTCTCGCGGATTTCATTTACCCGCGAATTGGCTTCCTTCACCAGCTTGTGTTTTTCATCCGGGATTATCACATCCTCGATTCCGATCGAGATTCCGGAGTAGGTGGCATACCGGAATCCCATGTCTTTCAGTGCATCCAGGAAATCTACAGTAACCTGACGGCCGTTCTTGCGGAATGTTTCGGCCACAATCTTCTTCATGGTTCCGGCGTCGACATTCCGGTTGAGGAACGGAGAACCCACAGGCATGATGTTATTGAATACCAGCCGTCCCACGGTCGTTTCATAAACTTTGCCGTTAAGCCGCACTTTCATTTTGGTGTTGAGGGATATGAGTCCCGTCTCGAAAGCCATTTTTGCTTCCGCTTCATTGGCAAAAATCCTTCCCTCGCCGCGGGGATCATCGGACATCTTGGTGAGGTAGTAGCATCCCAGGGCGATACACTGGGGTTTGTCCACCACAATGGGTTTCCCGGAAGCAGGCGAAAGGATATTATTGCTGGCGAGCATGAGGACGTTAGCCTCGATCTGCGCCTCGAACGACAACGGCAGATGCACAGCAATCTGGTCGCCGTCGAAGTCCGCGTTGAACGCCGCGCACACCAGCGGATGAAGCTGCAGCGCCTTGCCTTCGATGAGAACCGGAAGAAACGCCTGAATACCCAGACGGTGCAGGGTGGGTGCACGGTTCAAAAGGACGAAGTGATCCTGGCAAAGCTCTTCCAGAATATCCCACACCTCCGGAGAAGAGCGCTCGACCAGTTTCTTGGCATGCTTGATGGTCGTCCGCTCGTCACGCTGGTTCAGCCGCCTGATGATGAACGGTTTGAAAAGCTCGAGCGCCATGGATTTGGGAAGCCCGCACTGATGAAGCTTCAGTTCCGGTCCCACCACAATCACCGACCGGCCCGAATAATCGACCCGCTTGCCCAGGAGATTCTGACGGAACCGCCCCTGCTTCCCTTTAAGAAGGTCCGAAAGGCTCTTGAGCGCCCGGTTGCCGTCGCCGCGGACAGCGCGGGTCCGCCGGCCGTTGTCGAACAAAGCGTCCACTGCTTCCTGAAGCATCCGTTTCTCGTTGCGGAGAATCACATCCGGGGCTTTGATCTCGATGAGCTTTCGAAGACGGTTATTACGGTTGATCACCCGGCGGTAGAGATCATTCAGGTCCGAAGTGGCGAATCGTCCTCCCTCCAGGGGAACAAGTGGCCGTAAATCCGGCGGAATAACCGGGATAACACCCATGATCATCCATTGCGGTTTGTTTGCGGACTGACGGAAAGCTTCCACTACCTTCAGGCGTTTCAGCGCTTCCTGCTTGAGCTGGGCCGAAGTTTCTATTTTAACCTGGGCGCGGAGACTGGCGGAAAGTTCAGCAATATCTATCTGGGTGAGGAGCGACTTGATCGCGCCGGCGCCCATCTCTGCCTTGAATTCTTTTCCCTGGTCTTCCAGATCCATTAATTCCTCTTCGGTCAAAAGATCCCCGGCTTTCCGGTCGCTATTACCCGGTTCGAGGACAATATATGCTTCATAGTAAATCACCCGCTCGATATTTCTTACACTGATGTCGAGCAGATAGGAAATCCGGGAAGGCAGGCTTTTGAGATACCAGATATGAGCCACAGGAACCGCGAGCTCGATGTGTCCCATGCGGTCACGGCGGACTTTGGCCTGGGTGATCTCTACGCCGCAGCGATCGCATACCACTCCGCGGTACCGGATGCGCTTGTATTTCCCGCACTGGCACTCCCAGTCTTTGACCGGGCCGAAAATCCGCTCGCAGAAAAGGCCGTCCCGCTCCGGTTTGAATGACCGGTAATTAATGGTTTCCGGCTTGGTTACCTCCCCGAACGACCATTCGCGGATTCTTTCCGGTGAAGCAAGCTGAATGCGTATCGCGTTAAATTCCGTTTTTCCCTGTATTGTTTGTTTGGGGCTGTTCACGAACATCCCTCCTTATATAGGCTGTCGACTTTCGGCGCTCTGCGTACAATGCCAGGTCTTATTCCTTGCTTTTGATCTCTGAACACTGAAAGCTTCGTGCTGAAAATATTGAATCATGCTATACTACCACTTCATTGTCCTTGAGAAGCTGGAAATCAAGCCCGAGACTCTGGAGCTCTTTGATGAGCACGTTGAATGACTCGGGA carries:
- the rpsL gene encoding 30S ribosomal protein S12, coding for MPTINQLIRKGRSTQKARSSAPALKSCPQKRGVCTRVYTATPKKPNSALRKIARVKLSNGIEVTAYIPGEGHNLQEHSIVLVRGGRVKDLPAVRYHIVRGTLDTVGVDGRRKSRSKYGAKRPKS
- the rpoC gene encoding DNA-directed RNA polymerase subunit beta' codes for the protein MNSPKQTIQGKTEFNAIRIQLASPERIREWSFGEVTKPETINYRSFKPERDGLFCERIFGPVKDWECQCGKYKRIRYRGVVCDRCGVEITQAKVRRDRMGHIELAVPVAHIWYLKSLPSRISYLLDISVRNIERVIYYEAYIVLEPGNSDRKAGDLLTEEELMDLEDQGKEFKAEMGAGAIKSLLTQIDIAELSASLRAQVKIETSAQLKQEALKRLKVVEAFRQSANKPQWMIMGVIPVIPPDLRPLVPLEGGRFATSDLNDLYRRVINRNNRLRKLIEIKAPDVILRNEKRMLQEAVDALFDNGRRTRAVRGDGNRALKSLSDLLKGKQGRFRQNLLGKRVDYSGRSVIVVGPELKLHQCGLPKSMALELFKPFIIRRLNQRDERTTIKHAKKLVERSSPEVWDILEELCQDHFVLLNRAPTLHRLGIQAFLPVLIEGKALQLHPLVCAAFNADFDGDQIAVHLPLSFEAQIEANVLMLASNNILSPASGKPIVVDKPQCIALGCYYLTKMSDDPRGEGRIFANEAEAKMAFETGLISLNTKMKVRLNGKVYETTVGRLVFNNIMPVGSPFLNRNVDAGTMKKIVAETFRKNGRQVTVDFLDALKDMGFRYATYSGISIGIEDVIIPDEKHKLVKEANSRVNEIREKYENGIISDGERANQTIDEWSHTAARVAQTVFETLRQSEGGFNPLFMMADSGARGSQDQIKQLAGMRGLMQKPQKKITGGYGDFIEAPITSNFREGLSVLEYFISTHGSRKGLADTALKTAEAGYLTRRLVDVAQDCIVIEEDCGTYHGIEMSALKEGEQVVEKLGDRLYGRIPLEDIIDPESGKIICHTNDLIYDEMVKEINDSTLDTILIRSVLTCESRRGICSKCYGLNLAKIKLVDIGEAVGVIAAQSIGEPGTQLTLRTFHIGGAGERLSQQSEITVKKGGKVVFSENLSWVRYDVRIKVVTTRSGEIIIEDKTGRIINTYKVPYGSRLTVNDGDWIEDGASIYTWEPNHTLIVTDKAGVAHFENVIEGITFRFEVDAETGHRQRFVIDQRNRTITPHIDILDSEGNKLRAYYLSVGSRIMVDDSQALRAGETLAMIQNERFKTRDITSGLPRVAELFEARKPKDPAIISEIDGIVEIGGLVRGSRKVMVRGENEFVREYLIPYGKHLLVFEGDYVKAGERLTEGAVIPHDILRINGIHRVQEYLLNEIQEVYRLQGVKINDKHIEIIVRQMLQKVQVVDPGDTNFLEGAQVDKLTFTEANNRVVDEGGEPATFEPLLLGITKASLFTESFVSAASFQETTRVLTEAAIQGKVDKLKGLKENVIIGHLIPAGTGMMRYRDIRMVTPADEFDEMLGIERPPEIITKELTEDDIVAPINDKGDE